DNA from Syntrophorhabdus sp.:
TCTTCAAGGAGGTGCAATGGCTTGGATTATGCCATCGCGACATGCAGGTTTTGTTCTGTGCGTCTTCCTGTCCGCCCTTCTGCCCATAACTGCCATGGCGGCAGATTATGTGGTCCCCGGAGAGCCGGCTTTCAGCAACGGTAATTTCCCGCTCAACGCGGGCGACACCCTATCAACCTGACGTCGAGGAGGACGGTCATGGAACTTTCGGGTCATCTGTTGTTCTGCCGGTACATTGCTTATGTCCGGGCATTCCGCAAAACACTTTTTTCCCCGCAGCTATATCTTGCGAGGACACTGATTTCGCTCCTGCTCCCTGTATTGTTCACTGTTACGCCAGCGTACGCCGCCTCTAATATCAATGGGTTCAGCCCCCTCCATGGTCTGTTGACAGCGTATGGCGACGTCGAGGTTACAGCAAGTCCCTTTGTAATCACATCTACTGGAAGATTAACAATTGAAAATGCTAAGCTGACCAACACCGGTGGCATCAACAACTCGGGCATCTTCGAGCTCTCTACGGGCAGTTCCTACGACTTCACCGGCGGTACCCTCACGAACACCGGGAACTTCATACTCCGCAGCGACTTCACCTTCAACGGGACCGACGGGGGAACGGTGAACCTCAACGCCGGCGGGACACTCACGAACTACTCCACCCTTACCAACGCGGCGGGGTATACCCAGACGAACGCGGGCACGATCCAAAACCGGGGAACGTTCGACAACCTGGGGACGTTCACAAACAGCGTCGGCGGGACCATCAGCAACTACACCGGAGCCACCTTCACCAACAACGCTGCCATCACGAGCAGCGGCACCTTCACGAACTCGGGAACCTTCAACAGTTCGGGCACCATCACCAACTCCGGCACCCTGGAGCTCGCCTCCGGCAGTTCCTACGACTTCACCGGGGGGACCCTCACGAACACCGGGGACTTCATACTCCGCAGGGACTTCACCTTCAATGGAACATCGGGGGGAACGGTGAACCTCAACGCCGGGGGGACCCTCACGAACCATGCCACGCTCACCAACGCGGCGGGACATACCCAGACGAACGCGGGCACGATCGACAACCTGGGGACGTTCGACAACCTGGGGACGTTCACGAACAGCGGCACCTTCACGAACTCAGGAACACTTATCAACAACGGAACGCTGAACAACACCGGCACATTCACCAACTCCGATACATTCACGAACGTCGGTAGCTTCACCGGTGACATGACAAACTCCGGCACTCTCTCGGGTACCGGCACGATCACGGGCAATGTCATCAACAACGGTATCCTCGCCCCGGGCAACTCCATCGGCACCATGACGATCACCGGCAACTACAGCCACAACGCGGGCGCGACCTACCAGGTGGAGGTGAACAGCTCCGGCCAGTCGGACAAGCTCGTCGTCACCGGGACGGCGACCTTGAACGGGGGCACCGTGTCCGTCCTCGCCGAGTCGGGCACCTACAACGTGAGCACCACCTACACCATCCTCACCGCGGGGAGTGTGGTGGGGACCTTCTCCAGCGTGACGAGCAACCTCGCCTTCCTCACCCCGTCCTTAAGCTATGACCCCACGAACGTCTACCTGCTCCTCACGAGGAACACAACGGGTTTCGCCGACGTGGCGGCCACCTCCAACCAGTACTCCGTGGCGTCCTCCCTCGACAGGATAGCTCCCGTCGCGACGGGTGACATGGAGGGTATCATCAACACACTGCTCGGCATGAGCGCATCCGGCGCCAGGGGCGCCTACGACCGGATGGGGGGCCTCGTCCATACCTTTCTTCCCGGCGCCGTCCTCTCCTCCTTCGGCCGGTACATGGACGTCATGTCGGGGAGGATGGGGGGGTTTCTCTCCGGGGGACCCCGATCGTCCTTCGCGAACCTTCCCGTCATGCTCGCCTCGAGAACGGACAGGGCGAGCGACGCGGGCGGCACCCTCATGGCGGCCCTGGGGAGCGTGGCTGAAAGAAGGGACATCCTCTCCCGGGGACTGTGGGCCGAGGGGTACGGGAGCCTGGGCCGCAGGAGGGGCAACGACATATCCTCCCGGTACGACTACGACACGGCGGGGTTCGCGGCGGGGTTCGACAGGGCCGTCACCCCCTCTCTCCTTCTCGGCGTCTCCCTGGGGTACTCCTATACGAAGGCGGACATGAAGGACCTCTCCGACGATGCCGTCATATCCTCCTACCAGGGTTCCCTCTACGGCATCTATGACATGAGCCCCTTCTACCTCTCCGGTATCGCCGCCTACGGGTACAACCGGTACGACACGACGAGGGACATCGCCTTCGGGACCATATCGAGGAGGGCGAAGGCCTCCTACGCGGGTCAGACGGTGGGGGGATACATCGAGGGGGGATACCGGATGGCCACCCCTTCCGTCGATATCATCCCTCTGGCGTCCCTCACCGGCATCCACCTCACGAGGGACGGTTTCACCGAGAGGGGGGCCGGGGCGCTCTCCCTCGACGCGGGCTCCGATACCGTCTCCTCCCTCGTATCCTCCCTGGGTGTGAGGCTCACGAAGGACTACGGGGTGTCGTCGGGTATCCTCACCCCGGAGATAAGGGTGACGTGGGACCATGAGCTCATGAACGGGGACTACGCCCTTGACGCCTCCTTCGCAGGCTATCCCGCGTCCACCTTCACCGTGGAGGGAGACAGGCCGGAGAGGGACTCGGTGGGCGCCCGTATGGGCATCACCTTCCAGGCGAAGGAGAACCTTCACCTCCACCTCGCCTACGACGGGAGCTTCTCCGGGGACGACACCCGGCACGCGGGGATGGCGGGGTTAAGGTACAGGTGGTGAGGGGGGGAGCGGCCCCCCTAGGCGCCGGATCGTGCCGCATATCATCGGTATCCCCCTGTCGTGCCGCGGGCGGCAGTCCCTGTGACCCCGTAACGCGCCTCTTGGTCACCACATGGTCTTGTGTTGACTGGTTCTGTTGTTTCAGCAAGCTCATGCTATTGACAACGCACTCGCTACAGTCTACTATTTCGGAAATTGCCGCCTGTGGCACAGCGGTCAGTAAAATAGAGGAAGTGTACGACGGAATTCGCCAAATCAACAGCTTTGATGCTTGTGCTTCTCAATCCCTTCCTGATCATCGTTTATCTCATTGATATCGTGGAGAAGCTGGACAGGGGACAATTCACCCGGGTGATCGTTCGCGGCGGGCTGATAGCGACGGCAGTCTTCCTGTGCTTCGCTATTCTCGGCGACGTCGTGTTCAGCAGTGTCGTGCAGGCGGAGTTCGCTTCTTTCCAGATCTTCGGGGGCCTGGTCTTTCTTCTCATCGGTTTCCAGTTCGTCTTTCAAGGCCCCACGGCAATTGAGATACTGCGGGGCGATTCCAAGCAGCTAGCAGGTGCGATCGCGATGCCCGTGCTCATCGGGCCGGGCACGATCAGTGCCAGCATCATCGTAGGGAAAAGACTTGCCCCCCTCGCGGCGTGCGCCTCCGTGTTAAGGGCAGTCACTATTTCCATCCTGATAATCATGGGTCTCAAGATAGTTCACGATTTTGCACGCCCAAGGCGAGAGGCACTGATCAAGAGATACATCGAGATCGCGGGACGGATCACGGCGTTGGTCGTCGGAACCGTCTCTGTTGAGATGATCATGCAGGGGGTTCGGACCTGGGCAGATAAGTTCTGAAGACCCAGGTCACCGGATCAACACTCCAGCCACCCTTCGACGTCGCCCGAAGTCAGCGCAGTCGCCCTTCTTTCATCTGTTATGCTTGTCTTCTCACTCTCCCGGAAATTCCAAAAGCCGGTTATCCTTAACAGGACAGCGGAATTGGAACGAAAAAGCGACACCGCGAAGTTGACGGAAAAGCGGCTGCGGTCAGGTACCTGCGTCACTATCTAAGGATTATCTTGTCTATCTGTTCAATGTGTTCGAAATGCCGGTCCCGTGTGAGGAGGGTACCACCCACGCTCATGCAGGAGGCGGCTATCCAGACGTCGTTTATAGGAATCGGGGTTCCCTTCGCGGAGAGCGCGGAATATATGAGCGAGTATTTTCGAGCAACCTCTTCATCGACGTCTATTATCGACACCCCAAGCTCGGTGACGAAGCGCCGAAGCGTTGTCTCGTTGTCTGCACTCTTGCTGCCCTTCTGAAAACCATAGAATAGCTCTCCCAGGACGATGACGGGCAACAGGACCTCCGTGCTTTGCCCTGCAATGAGGTCCACCACCTCTTCTTTCCCCTGGCCGAAATCGATGTAGATGTTCGTATCAAGAACAAGCCTCATTTCCAGTCACCCTCTCGAATCTCTTCAAAGACCTGAAGGTCCTCTCTCAACTCCGAGGCCTCCTCGGGTGTCAACCAGCCCGCCGCTTTCCTGATGCGTTCTTCACGGTTCGCCGCGAGGCCCAGTTTCTCATCGATCGCGTCCAGTATGAACGCGGTCTTCGTCTTCCCCTCTTTCCTCGCCGCCCGCTTGATCATCTCTTCTTTCTTCGGCGGAATCCTAAGACTGATAGGCATCTTGCAGCCTCCTGTATCGCAAATATACCTATTGTATCTCATCTGTCCATCTCCGTCAAGAAAGCCTTCCTCCATCCCTTCTGATACATCAGCCGGAGATCGTCTCGCCGCAGGTGGGAACGACCTCCTCCCCTTGTCCCCCTCGGTCACACCCCGTCACTGCGGATAGATCACCCTCTGCGAATAGACCCATTTCCCGTCACTCATCACCCCCACCGTCCCTCCATAGGGAGGAAGTGCCGCCGACCACGACCATTTCGGGCACGGGACAGGCGGGGCATCGCCCACCGGTGTTCCATCCACCTTTGTTATGAGGCGCACCGTAACGGGGTTCCCGAAACCGTCCGTGCGATACAGATCGCCGGCATTGATGGCGGTGAGAACAGCCAGGATCGTGGCGGATGTTGTCGTGTTGCTGGCAGTCTCTTTGCTCCATATAGAACTGCCGAAGGTCCCGCAACCACATCTGCCCTCCGTCGCCCCTGAACACCTCGCCCCGGGGGCGCTCCCTACGGCCTGCCAGATCCAGGGGATCATGATGTCGTCGTTGCTCGTCAATCCACCAGTCGCTCCGCAGGGATTCGATATCGCTTCCGTGGTAAGGCGGCTGAGATGATATGACTTCATTGCCCGTGCAACGGTCAGGAGCTTTTCCTGAGATCTGACCATGTATTCGCTGTCGAGATGGCCTGAAGTCCACGTATCCGTCATCGACGTGTTCCCGCCCGCCGTTATGGTCACACTGTAAGGCATTCGGTTGTACCCGTTCAGATAGAGAGTCCCGGCGGTGTGTTCCTTCGTTGCTGTGAATGTGTAATCAGACCCGTATCCATCCACGCACGCAGCACGGAACAAGGGCGATTCGCCGGAAAGAGTGCAGTTCGCTTCACGAAACGCGCTCACCACCGCGTCGCTTTCGGTGGAAATGGCAAGGGTCTTCCCCGATGCATCGTCGTCGTCCACAGAAGGAAGGATCGCCAGAGCGCTGCAGACGGGGTCGGTCCAACCGTGGCAGTTCTCCTCCACGTATCGAACATTTTCCCGGTAAAGGACCTCAAAGGCGCCCTCGATCTTCTCGAACCTCTTGATGGTGTCTGCCGTGCCTTTGAAATGGATGACCCTCTCCATGAAGGTCACGACGGCACCCATGACGACGGAGGCGATGGCGATGGTCACGATGATCTCCAGCAAGGTGAATCCTTTGCGATCTCCTATAAGAGTCGTTGTCATCGCAGGTCAACCATGTCATAGAAAGAGCATCCGGAGTCCGTTGCGGGTCTGGAATAGTAGTAATGCCGAACGGTGCCCCCTGAGTCTTCCGTCAGCATCTCCTCCGGGATCGCCTCCCTGAAGAGATGCCTGCCGTACCGCGCGTAATCGACGTCCGTTGCTCCTTCGCAGTCGAAGCTCGTTGAGACCGGACCCGCGCGTATCTCGGCGACCGGGCCGCTGTCGTTCGGCATGAAGCTCCAGAGAAGAGCCATGTCATCCTTGCCGCATCGATCCTGCAACGCAACGCAGGTATCGACCATGGCCTGTTCGATCATGGCCTTGCGCCACTGCCTGCCTTCCTGCACCCCCCGGCGCACGGGAAAGAGATCCAGCTTATCCGCATTGACAGTAATCTCCATGCCCAACACCGTAACGTTCCCGGGCACCTGTCCCGTCTCGTGAAAAACAGATCTCGCCCGGTCATTCGCCATCTTCTCATATTGAGAGGATGGCAGTCCGCTTATCCCGGCGAGAACGGAGAGAAGCACGAAGGGCAGGACTGCAAGCATCAGGAATGCCATGAAGGGGAACATAAAGGATCAGGAGACTGCTCCCGCAAACTCCCTCAGCGGCAGCGGGCCGTACCCTGGAATGCCGTTAGAACACAATCAATACCCAGGTTAGCATTAACAGTCGAGCTATCGGCACAAATTCTCTGGTCTTTGAGCCTAGTCAGGATAGCGCCCGCCGAGTCTGTGCTCTCGAACGTAGGTGTCTGAAGGACCACGTCGCTTCCAGCACATTGATATCCATGGGCGATCGCACCGGTCCTGAAATCAGCCTCCACATAGTCCTTGAGGGCCTCGGGCCAGTCCGTGGTCATATCCGCTGCCACTGGCAGCGAATGCTTGAACATGGCGTATTCTGTCAATCCTGTTGAAATAGCCCTGATCCTTTCCTGGGTTGTTGAGAAGTTGGCGGCAGCTTTGCCCTTCGCAAGAAGGATCGCCGTCAGGCCTATCAGGGCCGCCGCGAGCGCCACAACAACGACAAATTCGATCAAAGTGAAACCGCCCTTGTTTTTCAGACATTTCTTCATAATTCCTCCTCTCTAGATTTGCCCCTGATCGACCCTGTCGAGAAGCTCCATCTTCAGGTAGCTGTCTATGACTCCCTTTTGCTCCAGTACCGAGAGGGACATCTCGAATGTGACGGCATTCTTTATCGCGTTGCCGCGGAAAGCGTTTTCCACCTCGTTATATGCCCCCCTTTCTATACCGGCTCTTATCGTTGCCGGAAAGAAGAGGACCTCCGGGACAAGGATATAGCCCGTCTTCTTCGAGCCGTTTACAGTGTATTCCTTGTGGATGAGCTTCTGACTGACGATCGCCGTAAGACACTGGGCCATTTTCTTGCGCCATGCGTCGCGGTCATCTCCGTAGCCGTCGAGGAGGCGCAGGGTTGTCATGGCGTCGGGGGTGTGGATGCTGGAGATGACGAGGAACCCTTTTTCCGCGGCGGTGAAAAGAGCTGTAACCTCCTCGCGCGTGCGCACCTCGCCAACGACGAGACCGGCAAGGTTGTTCCGTAAGGACATCCTCACCCCTTCCAGGATGCCCGGGATATGGGTGCCGATCTCATACTGGCGAAACACTGTCCTCTTGTTCTGGTAGACATACTCTATGGGGTCCTCGAGGGTATAGACGGCGCCGTTCATCCGTTCCGCCAGATAATCGAGTTCCGATGCAATGAGGGTGGTCTTGCCGGAGCCAACCACACCCGTATGGAGAATGAGTCCCCGGGGATAGGAATAGGAGAAATCGAAAAGACCTCTTATGCCAGCCAGCATGTTAAAAGGGTCAAGCTCTTCCAGTCCGGGTATCGTGTAGGGCAGGACGCGGGCCGCAAAGCCAAGCCCTTCCTGCGAACTGGAGACGCTCATGCGGAACCTGCCTATATCCTTCACCGAGAAGGCATATTCGAAGTATCCCTTGTTTCTGATGTGCTTTATGATGGCCGTGCCGGCATCGGTGTCCGTTTCTTCGTCGAATTTCCTCTGGCGGGTTTCGGCGATGGCGGCAAGGATCTCTGTCTTGCCTGGTTTTACCACAATGCCTTCGCCAATCTCCATGACCTCGCACTTCTTGAGGATGCCAAGCCTGACAGGCCGCTTCTCAACAACGATGATATCCGTGGCGTTTCTTTCCTTTGCATAAACGAGGACGTCTCGGAACCAACCGAGGTTCTCGATATTGAGTTCCGCCACGTTGACGTTGATGCCGCCATTTCCTGCAGTCATGTTCAATGTCGCGTCTTCTCCCTTTCTTTCCACGCTTGCCTCCCCTAGAACATTTTGCCCGCAGCCGATCTGTCGATGAAGGTGAAAAGCATGGTATATACGGGCGACATCAGGACTACGATCTGGACAGCAACAAAAACAAAGGCAAAAACGTTCACAAAAGATCCCACGACGGCAAATCTCGAGATGGCGTCGTTGATCATCTTCGTACCGATCATGGCAAAACCCTCAGACATGTTCGCCGTGTCTATCTTCACCTTGAGTAATAAATAGCTTTCGAAAGGCAGATATTCTTCGATCTCATCGATAACCTCCGAAAAACTCCGCGATACGGATTCCTCGGCGACCATCCGGAATATCTGTGTCCAGACGCCTTGCGAGAATTCCGCCACGCGGCGGAAGGCACTTGCCGGGGAGAGACCTGACATGAGGGCGAGAGATACAACCCTGAACGCCTGGCCAAGAACGAGAGAGTTGTACACATTGCGTATGACAGGCATCCTGTCGGCATTTTTTGCCACAACAGCGATGACCCCGGCGGCACTTCCCGCATACAGAATGAAAAGGATGCTGCGGTTGGCAACGATAAACTGACCCATTTTGTAGGGCAGTTCCCTCTCGATGCCTGGAAGCTTCAGCGCATTGAGAATGTTCCCGAGCACAAAGGTGAGGCCATACCCGACCGCTATCGATACGCCTGTCACCACCAGGGGATAGATGATGCCAGAGATGATCTTCTTTTTCGCAGCGGCCAGTTCTTCTTCCATGTCGATGAGTTCCTTGAGGACTGTATTGAGGTTTCCCGTCTGCTGCCCTATCTCGATAAGGTCTACATATTTTTCGAAAAGACCCACCTCGCGCATCGCCTCGGGAAGCGTGCGGCCCTCTTTACTCACCATGTCGGAGGCAACTGACAGCCGGTCCGCCATTTCACTGTCGGGAAGCTTGTCCGCTACCCTGCGCAGCGCCTCCTGAATGGATATGTTCGCGACCATGAGGAGGTGAAGGCTCTTCATGATCGCGATTTCGCTGACCTTCTTTCCGATATAGCAAGAGAGGGTGTTCATCAAAGCAGCCTCGTGACCGCGTCCATGTCTATGGTTCCAAGGGTCAGCTTGTTGTAAGCATCCATGAGAATGCTGTGGCTCATGTCCGCCGCCTCCACCTTCGCTTCCATGTGGTAACCGGATATCTTTCCGTCGGAAAATTGGCCGGGCCTGAATTCGATGGCCTCACCGAGGACCGTGCGGCCCGAATAACCGGCTGAGAGCAGACGCCGCGCCGCGCCGCGACCGATGGTCTTTCTGCAGGCATCGCAGCCGCCGGCCAGGCTCGGGACAAAGAATTTCTTCTCGCGAATACTGTCGAGGAAAAGGTCTCTGTCGGGATAGCGGAGTTTCCTGATCCACTCAGGTATGGTGCCCAGAGGTTCGTTCATCTCCTCTTTGCAGGCACTGCAGAGCTTCTTCACCAGGACCTGGTTGACGCCCATGATAAGGTTGTCCGCCACGGCGTCTATGGAGACCCCGTAGTCCTCCACCAGCATCTGCGGGATCTGCGTGGCCCGCGATACGTGGAGGGTTCCCAGTACCAGGTGTCCCGTCTTGGAGAGGTGCACCGCCGTGCTGACCGTTTCTTCGTCGCGCAACTCCCCTATGAAAATGACGTCCGGGTCGTGCCTCTTGAAGGCCCGCGCAAACTCCGGAAAACCCACCACGTGTATGCTGGCTTTGCCGCCCTTCTCGCTGCCCGCGTCCTCAACGTACTCAAAGGTCTGAAACTGCCTTCCGCCGGGTATCTGGTACTCGATGGGGTCCTCGACACAGAGTATGCATTTTGTTGACGGAAGACCTGCCAGAAGAGTGTTCACCGTTCTCGACTTTCCGCTCCCCGTGGGACCGGTAACGAGGATTATTCCCCGGTTGCGGCTGACGGCCGTTGCGAACATACCCGCATGGTAGTCCAGATATCCTAGGTCCTGGAG
Protein-coding regions in this window:
- the tadA gene encoding Flp pilus assembly complex ATPase component TadA, coding for MERKGEDATLNMTAGNGGINVNVAELNIENLGWFRDVLVYAKERNATDIIVVEKRPVRLGILKKCEVMEIGEGIVVKPGKTEILAAIAETRQRKFDEETDTDAGTAIIKHIRNKGYFEYAFSVKDIGRFRMSVSSSQEGLGFAARVLPYTIPGLEELDPFNMLAGIRGLFDFSYSYPRGLILHTGVVGSGKTTLIASELDYLAERMNGAVYTLEDPIEYVYQNKRTVFRQYEIGTHIPGILEGVRMSLRNNLAGLVVGEVRTREEVTALFTAAEKGFLVISSIHTPDAMTTLRLLDGYGDDRDAWRKKMAQCLTAIVSQKLIHKEYTVNGSKKTGYILVPEVLFFPATIRAGIERGAYNEVENAFRGNAIKNAVTFEMSLSVLEQKGVIDSYLKMELLDRVDQGQI
- a CDS encoding prepilin-type N-terminal cleavage/methylation domain-containing protein translates to MKKCLKNKGGFTLIEFVVVVALAAALIGLTAILLAKGKAAANFSTTQERIRAISTGLTEYAMFKHSLPVAADMTTDWPEALKDYVEADFRTGAIAHGYQCAGSDVVLQTPTFESTDSAGAILTRLKDQRICADSSTVNANLGIDCVLTAFQGTARCR
- a CDS encoding DUF1778 domain-containing protein; this translates as MPISLRIPPKKEEMIKRAARKEGKTKTAFILDAIDEKLGLAANREERIRKAAGWLTPEEASELREDLQVFEEIREGDWK
- the tadA gene encoding Flp pilus assembly complex ATPase component TadA, encoding MPDACSAAEIADRIRSLDRFHVENAISRYLVETKCMAQESFGLYLDRAKHIDQSVYNVICEIENVMTYEELRTVFQSLTGIPTAQGVEGRIRYVNAGSLITSTIEDGRGGSSTHVYAWHPMALKDLEMDHIGEDRFFLLRKDDFHNIEIKSGFASPTDAARAVVADTQVSRNFIHPFIRDALVHGATDIHIFPLPTQDIYKIRFRLLGDLVDVHTLKAEKGRSLVNVLINWAKEMTPSLKTDEKRRPLDGKIICRKEDVGWHTDVDLRMSLIWKPDGANSDVVLRVLARTDIRNEKLQDLGYLDYHAGMFATAVSRNRGIILVTGPTGSGKSRTVNTLLAGLPSTKCILCVEDPIEYQIPGGRQFQTFEYVEDAGSEKGGKASIHVVGFPEFARAFKRHDPDVIFIGELRDEETVSTAVHLSKTGHLVLGTLHVSRATQIPQMLVEDYGVSIDAVADNLIMGVNQVLVKKLCSACKEEMNEPLGTIPEWIRKLRYPDRDLFLDSIREKKFFVPSLAGGCDACRKTIGRGAARRLLSAGYSGRTVLGEAIEFRPGQFSDGKISGYHMEAKVEAADMSHSILMDAYNKLTLGTIDMDAVTRLL
- a CDS encoding prepilin-type N-terminal cleavage/methylation domain-containing protein, with translation MTTTLIGDRKGFTLLEIIVTIAIASVVMGAVVTFMERVIHFKGTADTIKRFEKIEGAFEVLYRENVRYVEENCHGWTDPVCSALAILPSVDDDDASGKTLAISTESDAVVSAFREANCTLSGESPLFRAACVDGYGSDYTFTATKEHTAGTLYLNGYNRMPYSVTITAGGNTSMTDTWTSGHLDSEYMVRSQEKLLTVARAMKSYHLSRLTTEAISNPCGATGGLTSNDDIMIPWIWQAVGSAPGARCSGATEGRCGCGTFGSSIWSKETASNTTTSATILAVLTAINAGDLYRTDGFGNPVTVRLITKVDGTPVGDAPPVPCPKWSWSAALPPYGGTVGVMSDGKWVYSQRVIYPQ
- a CDS encoding MarC family protein, whose product is MLVLLNPFLIIVYLIDIVEKLDRGQFTRVIVRGGLIATAVFLCFAILGDVVFSSVVQAEFASFQIFGGLVFLLIGFQFVFQGPTAIEILRGDSKQLAGAIAMPVLIGPGTISASIIVGKRLAPLAACASVLRAVTISILIIMGLKIVHDFARPRREALIKRYIEIAGRITALVVGTVSVEMIMQGVRTWADKF
- a CDS encoding autotransporter domain-containing protein, giving the protein MTAYGDVEVTASPFVITSTGRLTIENAKLTNTGGINNSGIFELSTGSSYDFTGGTLTNTGNFILRSDFTFNGTDGGTVNLNAGGTLTNYSTLTNAAGYTQTNAGTIQNRGTFDNLGTFTNSVGGTISNYTGATFTNNAAITSSGTFTNSGTFNSSGTITNSGTLELASGSSYDFTGGTLTNTGDFILRRDFTFNGTSGGTVNLNAGGTLTNHATLTNAAGHTQTNAGTIDNLGTFDNLGTFTNSGTFTNSGTLINNGTLNNTGTFTNSDTFTNVGSFTGDMTNSGTLSGTGTITGNVINNGILAPGNSIGTMTITGNYSHNAGATYQVEVNSSGQSDKLVVTGTATLNGGTVSVLAESGTYNVSTTYTILTAGSVVGTFSSVTSNLAFLTPSLSYDPTNVYLLLTRNTTGFADVAATSNQYSVASSLDRIAPVATGDMEGIINTLLGMSASGARGAYDRMGGLVHTFLPGAVLSSFGRYMDVMSGRMGGFLSGGPRSSFANLPVMLASRTDRASDAGGTLMAALGSVAERRDILSRGLWAEGYGSLGRRRGNDISSRYDYDTAGFAAGFDRAVTPSLLLGVSLGYSYTKADMKDLSDDAVISSYQGSLYGIYDMSPFYLSGIAAYGYNRYDTTRDIAFGTISRRAKASYAGQTVGGYIEGGYRMATPSVDIIPLASLTGIHLTRDGFTERGAGALSLDAGSDTVSSLVSSLGVRLTKDYGVSSGILTPEIRVTWDHELMNGDYALDASFAGYPASTFTVEGDRPERDSVGARMGITFQAKENLHLHLAYDGSFSGDDTRHAGMAGLRYRW
- a CDS encoding type II toxin-antitoxin system VapC family toxin — translated: MRLVLDTNIYIDFGQGKEEVVDLIAGQSTEVLLPVIVLGELFYGFQKGSKSADNETTLRRFVTELGVSIIDVDEEVARKYSLIYSALSAKGTPIPINDVWIAASCMSVGGTLLTRDRHFEHIEQIDKIILR